One window of Xanthomonas sp. 10-10 genomic DNA carries:
- a CDS encoding alpha/beta hydrolase, which translates to MQLRILLVVLLLVSFPTPGADMSSGADNFYTSNAVTMQKVTFKNQYRMTVAGNLFVPKGLDTSKRHPAVVVGHPMGAVKEQSANLYATKLAEQGFVTLSLDLSFWGESEGQPRNAVSPDIYAEDFSAAVDFLETQAFVDREQIGALGICGSGSFVISAAKIDPRMRAIATVSMYDMGAANRNGLRHGLSLAQRKQIIAAAAKQRTAEFSGGPVEYTGGTVLALTPQSTPIEREFYDFYRTPRGRYTPKGQSPEHTTRPTLTSNVKFMNFYPFNDIESISPRAMLFITGEKAHSREFSEEAYRLAGQPRQLVIVPGAGHVDLYDRVDLIPFDTLTAFFRDHLQ; encoded by the coding sequence ATGCAACTGCGCATCCTCCTTGTGGTGCTCTTGCTCGTTTCATTCCCAACGCCAGGAGCAGACATGTCCAGCGGTGCCGATAATTTCTACACCAGCAATGCGGTGACCATGCAAAAGGTCACTTTCAAGAATCAGTACCGGATGACCGTGGCCGGCAACCTGTTCGTGCCCAAGGGTCTGGACACCAGCAAGCGGCATCCGGCCGTTGTGGTCGGGCATCCGATGGGGGCGGTCAAGGAACAAAGCGCCAATCTCTACGCCACCAAACTTGCCGAGCAGGGCTTTGTGACGCTGTCGCTGGACCTGTCGTTCTGGGGCGAAAGCGAGGGGCAGCCGCGCAATGCGGTGTCGCCGGACATCTATGCGGAAGACTTCAGCGCGGCGGTGGATTTCCTGGAAACGCAGGCGTTTGTCGATCGCGAGCAGATCGGCGCGCTGGGTATCTGCGGCAGCGGCAGCTTCGTGATCAGCGCGGCCAAGATCGACCCGCGCATGCGCGCGATCGCAACGGTGAGCATGTACGACATGGGCGCGGCCAACCGCAATGGCCTGCGTCACGGGCTCAGCCTGGCGCAGCGCAAGCAGATCATCGCTGCGGCCGCCAAACAACGCACTGCCGAATTCAGCGGCGGGCCGGTGGAGTACACCGGCGGCACGGTCCTGGCGCTGACGCCGCAGTCCACGCCGATCGAGCGCGAGTTCTACGATTTCTATCGGACACCGCGCGGACGGTACACGCCCAAGGGTCAGTCGCCCGAACACACCACCCGCCCGACGCTGACCAGCAACGTCAAGTTCATGAACTTCTACCCGTTCAACGACATCGAGAGCATTTCGCCGCGCGCGATGCTGTTCATTACCGGCGAGAAAGCGCATTCGCGCGAGTTCAGCGAAGAGGCCTACCGTCTGGCCGGCCAACCCAGGCAACTGGTGATCGTGCCGGGCGCAGGACATGTGGACCTGTACGACCGCGTGGATCTGATTCCATTCGACACGCTCACCGCGTTCTTCCGCGACCACCTGCAGTAA
- a CDS encoding VUT family protein, with the protein MSSAPPAPFAPLTARALSWAVLAMGAVVLLSNILVQYPINDWLTWGAFSYPLAFLVSNLINRRFGPRAARTVAWCGFALAVVLSIWLATPRIAAASCTAFIAAQLLDITVFDRLRNGSWWRAPIVATTCSATLDTALFWSIAFAGASLPWLSWAAGDLAVKLGMGVFLLGPFRALLWRSAPRANN; encoded by the coding sequence ATGTCCTCCGCACCCCCTGCCCCGTTTGCTCCACTTACCGCCCGCGCACTGAGTTGGGCGGTGCTGGCGATGGGCGCGGTGGTGCTGCTGTCCAACATCCTGGTGCAGTACCCGATCAACGACTGGCTGACCTGGGGCGCGTTCTCGTATCCATTGGCGTTTTTGGTCAGCAACCTGATCAATCGCCGCTTTGGCCCGCGTGCGGCGCGCACGGTGGCCTGGTGCGGGTTCGCACTGGCGGTGGTGTTGTCGATCTGGTTGGCGACGCCGCGCATTGCGGCGGCCTCGTGCACGGCCTTCATCGCGGCGCAGCTGCTGGATATCACCGTGTTCGACCGGCTGCGCAACGGCAGCTGGTGGCGCGCGCCCATCGTGGCCACCACCTGCAGCGCCACGCTGGATACCGCGCTTTTCTGGAGCATCGCCTTTGCCGGTGCATCGCTGCCGTGGCTGAGCTGGGCTGCAGGCGATCTGGCGGTGAAGCTGGGCATGGGCGTGTTCCTGCTCGGGCCGTTCCGCGCGTTGCTGTGGCGTAGCGCACCTCGGGCGAACAACTGA
- a CDS encoding DUF2145 domain-containing protein, whose translation MKPPRSKHAIGRAVTLALLAALPLAAAATPACVPRYPTPQATAAMFDMASDTAQALDALPDAQVVLLARGGQDLSRYGLKHSHLAFALRDEDGLWRVRHLLNRCKSDASRLYVEGLSNFVGESALSSDLRVGIPTRAVQQRLHDLLSGSGNIAHRLHETRYSIVAYPFSTEYQNSNQWVLEVLAVALAAQAQPPELIDDRRKAQAWLRAARYHPSILHLDLRQRLGARFVAANAATSDHPAGERVSGDYSVVTVESIFDFLHQRDAVLQELSIARVVDTAGETP comes from the coding sequence ATGAAGCCACCCAGGAGCAAACATGCCATCGGACGGGCGGTCACGCTGGCACTGCTGGCCGCCTTGCCGTTGGCCGCAGCCGCAACGCCTGCATGCGTGCCGCGCTACCCCACGCCGCAGGCCACCGCTGCGATGTTCGACATGGCCAGCGACACCGCGCAGGCGCTGGATGCATTGCCCGATGCGCAGGTCGTGCTGTTGGCGCGCGGCGGCCAGGACCTGAGCCGTTATGGCCTCAAACATAGCCACCTGGCATTTGCGCTGCGCGACGAGGATGGTCTGTGGCGCGTGCGGCACCTGCTCAATCGCTGCAAGAGCGACGCGTCCCGGCTGTATGTGGAAGGCCTGAGCAATTTTGTCGGCGAAAGCGCATTGAGCAGCGACCTGCGCGTAGGCATCCCGACCCGCGCAGTGCAGCAACGGCTGCACGATCTGCTGAGCGGCAGCGGCAACATCGCCCACCGGCTGCATGAAACGCGCTACAGCATCGTGGCGTATCCGTTCTCCACCGAATATCAGAATTCCAACCAATGGGTGCTGGAAGTGCTGGCGGTCGCGTTGGCGGCGCAAGCGCAACCGCCGGAACTGATTGACGACCGCCGCAAGGCGCAAGCCTGGTTGCGTGCCGCGCGCTACCACCCCAGCATCCTGCATCTGGATCTGCGCCAGCGCCTGGGCGCGCGCTTCGTCGCCGCCAATGCCGCAACCTCGGACCACCCCGCCGGTGAGCGGGTGTCCGGCGATTATTCGGTGGTCACGGTCGAATCAATCTTCGACTTCCTGCATCAACGCGACGCCGTCCTGCAGGAACTGTCTATTGCTCGCGTCGTCGACACAGCTGGAGAAACGCCATGA